The following proteins come from a genomic window of Gimesia chilikensis:
- the serA gene encoding phosphoglycerate dehydrogenase, which translates to MYRVLITDNLSPAGLKILEDNPEIEVDVRSGLSPEEVREALKSADGIIIRSATKLTEEILQGQPRLKAIVRAGVGVDNIDRVAATREGIIVMNTPAGNTTSTAEQTIALMMALARNIGPAYATMKEGKWERKKLTGTQVAGKTLAVIGLGRIGLSVAQRAQGLEMKVIGYDPFMSAERAAEFGIELYKEVDEIVKHCDFLTVHTPLTDETRDLINAERIATMRPGVRIINCARGGIINEDDLADALESGKVAGAACDVFTQEPPENRRLIDAPNMLATPHLGASTDEAQEMVALEAAEIITDFLTKNEIRHAINMIPVSGAEMADLKPHIELGHRLGLFLSQQTSGSLKKVQIQYRGEVAEKQTKLITSSFTAGLLSHSFEAEINIVNATVFAKDRGIDISEDKSTEVGTLSTLISATVETEDGKFSAAGTIFGQDFLRLTKLDEFYLDGYLDGNLLIYRHNDVPGLIGYIGTVLGNHKVNIAHMALGRLQNQPGGEAIAVLNVDGDVPDEAIAEVSSHKDVSCVKLIKMPPATAPLSWLQ; encoded by the coding sequence ATGTACCGAGTCCTGATCACGGACAATCTTTCGCCAGCTGGTCTCAAAATCCTCGAAGACAACCCGGAAATCGAAGTTGACGTTCGTTCCGGCCTCTCGCCGGAAGAAGTACGGGAAGCACTCAAGTCCGCTGATGGTATCATCATTCGCAGTGCCACCAAGCTGACTGAAGAGATTCTCCAGGGGCAGCCCCGTCTGAAAGCCATCGTCCGGGCCGGAGTCGGTGTCGATAACATCGACCGCGTCGCTGCGACTCGCGAGGGCATCATCGTCATGAATACCCCCGCCGGAAACACCACCAGTACCGCCGAGCAGACTATCGCCCTGATGATGGCCCTCGCCCGGAACATCGGTCCCGCTTATGCCACCATGAAAGAAGGCAAGTGGGAACGCAAGAAACTGACCGGAACCCAGGTCGCCGGCAAGACTCTGGCCGTCATCGGTCTGGGTCGCATCGGTCTCTCTGTCGCCCAGCGGGCACAGGGACTGGAAATGAAAGTCATCGGCTACGACCCGTTCATGTCAGCCGAACGTGCCGCCGAGTTTGGCATCGAGCTTTACAAAGAAGTCGATGAGATCGTCAAGCACTGTGACTTCCTGACCGTGCACACTCCGCTGACTGACGAAACCCGTGATTTGATCAACGCCGAACGGATCGCCACCATGCGTCCCGGAGTAAGAATCATCAACTGTGCCCGCGGTGGAATCATCAACGAAGACGATCTGGCAGATGCTCTGGAATCTGGCAAAGTTGCCGGCGCTGCCTGTGACGTATTCACCCAGGAGCCGCCGGAAAACCGTCGCCTGATCGACGCTCCCAACATGCTGGCCACACCTCACCTGGGTGCTTCGACAGACGAAGCTCAAGAGATGGTCGCCCTGGAAGCAGCCGAGATCATCACTGACTTCCTGACGAAGAACGAAATCCGGCACGCCATCAACATGATTCCGGTCTCCGGTGCAGAAATGGCGGACCTCAAACCGCACATTGAACTGGGACATCGCCTGGGACTGTTCCTGTCACAGCAGACCTCAGGCAGCCTCAAAAAAGTACAGATCCAGTACCGTGGCGAAGTCGCCGAAAAACAGACCAAGCTGATCACATCCAGCTTTACTGCCGGCCTGCTCTCTCATTCATTCGAGGCCGAAATCAACATCGTGAATGCCACCGTCTTCGCCAAAGATCGGGGCATCGACATTTCGGAAGACAAGTCCACCGAAGTCGGCACGCTTTCCACCCTGATCTCTGCAACCGTTGAGACTGAGGATGGCAAGTTTTCCGCCGCCGGTACTATCTTTGGCCAGGACTTCCTGCGTCTCACCAAACTGGACGAGTTCTACCTCGATGGCTATCTCGATGGCAACCTGCTGATCTACCGTCACAATGACGTGCCCGGCCTGATCGGTTATATCGGCACCGTGCTCGGCAATCACAAAGTCAACATCGCTCACATGGCTCTGGGACGTCTCCAGAATCAGCCCGGTGGTGAAGCAATCGCTGTGCTGAACGTGGACGGCGATGTTCCTGACGAAGCCATCGCGGAAGTCTCCAGCCACAAAGATGTTTCCTGCGTGAAACTCATCAAAATGCCACCAGCCACTGCTCCCCTCTCCTGGTTGCAGTAA
- the trmB gene encoding tRNA (guanosine(46)-N7)-methyltransferase TrmB, whose product MMTRSKPTKDLKPYFQTLEDLEGPFDWAAFFGNDNPVVLDVGAGRGLFLFNSSGEHPEKNFLGMEIDYREGRRAATRLLKSARPNARVLGGDARVAFDKFIPDSSVSEVHVYFPDPWWKKRHHKRRIFTDVFVERVTKALKNGGELHFWTDVEEYYERVVNLMDHAPQFIKREAPEEKLPEHDMDFQTSFERKKRKEGWIIHRGLWELSK is encoded by the coding sequence ATGATGACGCGTTCGAAACCGACCAAAGACCTCAAACCCTATTTTCAGACTCTCGAAGACCTGGAAGGCCCTTTCGACTGGGCTGCCTTTTTTGGCAATGACAATCCGGTGGTTCTGGACGTAGGTGCCGGCCGCGGTCTGTTTCTGTTCAATTCCAGCGGTGAGCACCCGGAGAAAAACTTTCTGGGGATGGAGATCGACTACCGCGAAGGGCGCCGCGCTGCAACCCGGTTACTGAAGTCCGCGCGTCCCAATGCACGTGTGCTGGGCGGAGATGCGAGGGTTGCTTTCGACAAGTTCATCCCCGACTCCTCTGTTTCCGAAGTACATGTCTACTTTCCCGATCCTTGGTGGAAGAAGCGTCATCACAAACGCCGGATTTTTACCGACGTGTTTGTGGAACGGGTCACCAAAGCATTAAAGAATGGCGGTGAGCTGCACTTCTGGACGGACGTGGAAGAATACTACGAACGGGTCGTTAACCTGATGGATCACGCGCCCCAGTTCATCAAACGGGAAGCCCCCGAGGAAAAACTCCCGGAACACGACATGGATTTCCAGACCAGCTTCGAACGAAAAAAACGCAAGGAAGGCTGGATTATTCACCGTGGTCTCTGGGAACTCAGCAAGTAA
- a CDS encoding acyl-CoA thioesterase, translating into MHRIYEYHHLVTNDEIDGLGHVNNVVYLKWLQDAAVAHSGANGWPARRYREQGIGWVARSHFIEYLQPAFVDQEIIVQTWISNLQKVKSLRKYRIIRPADSELLVRAETNWAFVNYQSLSPCRIPTEVSECFSVVSDEEAPEQTAFSEKFTDKT; encoded by the coding sequence ATGCATCGTATTTATGAATACCATCATTTGGTGACCAATGATGAAATCGACGGGCTGGGCCACGTCAACAATGTCGTTTACCTCAAATGGCTGCAGGACGCCGCTGTCGCTCACTCCGGTGCCAACGGCTGGCCCGCCCGCCGCTATCGCGAACAGGGAATCGGCTGGGTCGCCCGCAGTCACTTCATCGAATACCTGCAGCCCGCGTTCGTCGATCAGGAAATCATCGTGCAAACTTGGATCTCCAATCTGCAGAAAGTCAAATCCCTGCGCAAATATCGCATCATCCGTCCCGCTGATTCCGAACTGCTCGTCCGAGCCGAGACCAACTGGGCCTTCGTGAATTACCAGTCCCTCTCCCCCTGCCGCATCCCCACTGAGGTCTCGGAATGTTTCTCCGTCGTCTCCGATGAAGAGGCCCCCGAGCAGACTGCATTTTCTGAGAAGTTCACGGACAAAACGTGA
- a CDS encoding peptidylprolyl isomerase has translation MLRITLFALCLLLPCLVGCTSETPTAGDAEVPEAAGEKPATSDAENFQVLLNTTKGDILLEVHPAWSPRGAERFKKLVEEGFYNDVAFFRVIDGFMAQVGIQGDPAVHAKWADNNIMDDPVVESNKRGYVSFAKTGLPDSRSTQFFINFGDNSNLDNMGFSPFAKVIKGMDVVDSLYNGYGEGAPGGAGPDQMRLRAQGNAYLKQQFPMLDYIKKATVVGEKPAEGEAKPEAEKAEGEKPAEKEGAEKPPETKAEEKPEEKKEAAAKPEKEAAAEKKE, from the coding sequence ATGTTACGTATCACCCTCTTCGCGTTATGCCTGTTGCTGCCCTGCCTGGTGGGATGTACCAGTGAAACTCCCACGGCCGGCGATGCTGAAGTTCCCGAAGCAGCTGGCGAAAAGCCGGCCACCTCGGATGCCGAAAATTTTCAGGTTCTCTTAAACACCACCAAAGGTGACATCCTGCTGGAAGTGCACCCCGCCTGGTCACCCCGTGGTGCAGAGCGGTTCAAGAAGCTCGTCGAAGAAGGTTTTTACAACGATGTGGCTTTCTTTCGCGTGATCGACGGCTTCATGGCCCAGGTCGGGATTCAAGGTGATCCCGCCGTGCATGCGAAGTGGGCCGATAACAATATCATGGATGATCCCGTGGTTGAGTCGAACAAACGCGGGTATGTCTCGTTTGCGAAAACCGGACTGCCGGATTCCCGCTCCACCCAGTTCTTCATCAACTTCGGCGATAATTCCAATCTGGACAACATGGGCTTTTCTCCCTTCGCGAAGGTGATTAAAGGCATGGATGTCGTCGATTCACTCTACAATGGTTACGGTGAAGGGGCTCCCGGAGGAGCAGGTCCCGATCAGATGCGGCTTCGTGCTCAGGGCAATGCCTATCTGAAACAGCAATTTCCGATGCTGGACTACATCAAAAAAGCGACCGTTGTTGGCGAGAAACCGGCTGAGGGAGAAGCGAAGCCCGAAGCTGAGAAAGCGGAAGGTGAAAAACCAGCCGAGAAAGAAGGGGCAGAAAAACCGCCTGAAACAAAGGCTGAGGAAAAGCCCGAGGAGAAAAAAGAAGCAGCAGCCAAACCGGAGAAAGAGGCTGCTGCTGAAAAGAAAGAATAA
- a CDS encoding homoserine dehydrogenase, whose protein sequence is MSSSPLNVAIIGMGTVGSGVAKILLERADQMTTRAGRPIHLKRAVVRDLSRPRDIELAEGVLTDDIDSVLNDDSIDVIIQLVGGIDPAYDIMLRALESGKDVVTANKALLCEKGESLYQRARELGRCICFEAAVAGGVPLIETVTQAMSANQITSIEAILNGTSNYILTQMFSHDVSYDDAVKSAQEIGYAEADPAMDVDGTDAAQKLGILVQLSLGIKVSLDQFLRQGIDTLSLADLKYADELGYTVKLLAVANLIDGQLEMHAQPTLIRNDNPLAHVEDAYNKIALEGDAVGKIWLSGMGAGQMATASAVVANLIDVAVGRAAITFPRLDLWNPRHDIKIMPREEISRRYFLRLNVEDRPHVLADITNVLGDHEISIASLVQHEAPEVDPNESYPIVPLVIMTHQTTEGRFQAASRELEQLTCIRSPFVRMPVND, encoded by the coding sequence ATGTCGTCTTCTCCGTTAAACGTCGCCATTATTGGCATGGGAACCGTTGGTAGCGGTGTCGCAAAAATTCTTCTGGAACGAGCCGATCAGATGACCACCCGCGCCGGGCGTCCGATTCATCTGAAACGGGCCGTCGTTCGCGATCTTTCCCGGCCCCGCGATATTGAGCTGGCCGAGGGTGTCCTGACCGACGATATCGACTCTGTCCTGAATGACGATTCCATCGATGTCATCATCCAGCTGGTGGGGGGAATTGATCCCGCTTACGACATCATGCTGCGTGCCCTGGAAAGCGGTAAAGATGTCGTCACCGCAAACAAAGCCCTGCTCTGCGAAAAAGGGGAAAGCCTTTATCAGCGTGCCCGGGAACTGGGCCGTTGCATCTGCTTTGAAGCAGCCGTCGCCGGCGGTGTTCCTCTGATCGAAACAGTTACCCAGGCGATGTCCGCCAACCAGATCACTTCTATCGAAGCGATTCTGAACGGCACCAGCAACTACATCCTGACTCAGATGTTTTCCCACGATGTCAGCTACGATGACGCCGTCAAAAGTGCCCAGGAAATCGGCTACGCGGAAGCCGACCCTGCAATGGACGTCGATGGCACCGATGCAGCCCAGAAACTGGGGATCCTCGTCCAGCTCTCACTGGGTATCAAGGTCAGCCTGGATCAGTTTCTGCGACAGGGAATCGATACGCTGTCCCTGGCGGACCTGAAATACGCCGACGAACTTGGCTACACGGTTAAACTGCTGGCGGTCGCTAATCTGATCGACGGTCAACTGGAAATGCATGCCCAGCCGACGCTGATCCGCAACGACAATCCGCTGGCCCATGTCGAAGACGCCTACAACAAAATCGCCCTCGAAGGCGATGCAGTCGGCAAGATCTGGCTCTCCGGAATGGGAGCCGGACAGATGGCAACAGCCTCCGCAGTCGTCGCGAATCTGATCGATGTCGCCGTCGGAAGAGCCGCAATTACATTCCCCAGGCTCGACCTGTGGAATCCCCGGCACGATATCAAGATCATGCCGCGTGAAGAGATTTCACGTCGCTACTTCCTGCGGCTGAATGTAGAAGACCGCCCGCACGTTCTGGCAGATATTACGAACGTGCTGGGCGATCATGAAATCAGCATCGCCAGCCTGGTCCAGCATGAGGCACCAGAAGTCGATCCAAACGAAAGCTATCCGATTGTGCCTCTGGTCATCATGACTCACCAGACCACCGAAGGTCGTTTCCAGGCAGCCAGCCGGGAACTGGAACAGCTTACCTGTATCCGCTCTCCGTTTGTCCGGATGCCGGTCAACGACTGA
- a CDS encoding TAXI family TRAP transporter solute-binding subunit, with the protein MRRTILKILVVVLLISLPVILHQTYRWMTALPDRITIAAGHPEGRYYGVAEQLKARLQEQLPIEVEILQTEGSLENMKLLRSGKADLGFYQPGAEYVLIERKPGPAAPRQAGPVETDEICFIANLFSQAVHVIVPLNSEVRNVNDLKGKRVAIGQPGSGDLAASLPLLEHLQLDLDEIKPAYLSYLEIEEEFGEKKLDAAIVTVGVEAPLLQKLLQTGQYRLLEIPYIGALTRRETQFYPYEIPAGMYSRKQSVVPERNLPTVACGALLLTRESVSDDLITEVTTQVLHQNFSRQVHLNELSAKGQTFARENQGFPMHDGADHVYNPELKPFMNSEFVEATEGMRSFIVSILIAGYLLFHWFRKRREKSKEHRLDSYIRQLVEIENQQMKFDGNKPQDGPALIALLDDVTSLRQHTLKQFSAHELNEDRATDVFLEMCHALSDKINAKLLGWKIDRLGEKIKDD; encoded by the coding sequence ATGAGACGTACTATCCTCAAGATCCTGGTCGTCGTTCTCCTGATCTCCCTGCCGGTAATTTTGCATCAGACCTACCGCTGGATGACCGCCTTACCGGACCGGATCACCATCGCCGCCGGTCACCCGGAAGGGCGTTATTACGGGGTCGCAGAACAGCTCAAAGCGAGGTTGCAGGAACAGTTACCGATTGAAGTCGAGATCCTGCAGACAGAGGGCTCGCTGGAGAATATGAAGTTGTTGAGATCAGGCAAAGCCGATCTGGGCTTTTACCAGCCGGGGGCTGAGTATGTGCTGATCGAACGCAAGCCCGGGCCCGCGGCTCCCAGGCAGGCTGGCCCGGTTGAGACGGACGAAATCTGTTTCATCGCCAATCTGTTTTCCCAGGCCGTGCATGTGATTGTACCTCTCAATTCTGAAGTCAGAAATGTGAATGATCTGAAAGGCAAACGGGTTGCGATCGGGCAGCCGGGCTCAGGCGATCTGGCTGCCAGCTTGCCTTTGCTGGAGCATCTTCAGCTGGACCTGGATGAAATCAAGCCTGCCTATCTGTCGTATCTGGAGATTGAAGAGGAGTTTGGTGAGAAGAAGCTGGATGCCGCTATCGTGACGGTGGGAGTAGAAGCGCCGCTCTTACAGAAACTGCTGCAGACCGGTCAGTATCGACTGCTCGAAATTCCGTATATCGGTGCCCTGACGCGGAGGGAAACTCAGTTCTATCCGTATGAGATTCCGGCAGGCATGTATTCCCGAAAGCAAAGCGTCGTTCCCGAGCGGAATCTGCCCACGGTCGCCTGTGGTGCTCTGCTGTTGACCAGGGAATCGGTTTCGGACGATCTGATTACCGAGGTAACAACACAGGTACTGCATCAGAATTTTTCCCGACAGGTGCATCTGAATGAGCTGTCCGCCAAGGGGCAGACCTTCGCCCGTGAGAACCAGGGGTTTCCGATGCACGACGGGGCAGATCATGTTTACAATCCCGAGCTCAAGCCGTTTATGAATTCCGAATTCGTCGAGGCGACCGAAGGGATGCGTTCTTTCATCGTGTCCATATTGATTGCCGGTTACCTGCTGTTCCATTGGTTCCGGAAACGCCGTGAAAAATCGAAAGAACATCGGCTGGACAGCTACATCAGGCAACTGGTTGAAATCGAGAATCAGCAGATGAAATTCGATGGCAATAAACCGCAGGATGGTCCGGCACTCATCGCGTTGCTGGATGACGTAACCAGCCTGAGACAGCATACGCTGAAACAGTTTTCTGCCCACGAGTTGAATGAGGATCGGGCGACAGATGTCTTTCTGGAAATGTGTCACGCATTGAGTGACAAAATTAACGCGAAACTTTTAGGCTGGAAAATTGACCGGCTGGGTGAGAAGATAAAGGACGATTGA
- a CDS encoding HNH endonuclease, protein MISASSGKALSSAMQASVLALNKTYSPVHVISAKRAFCLLSKDIAEVISVEDGTFMNYDFSSWIEISGLRSEFNERSELEDWILTVNYEIQVPRVVRLLRYDRIPNNTIKFNRRNIFIRDSYRCQYCQKKFNVKQLSLDHVVPRSHGGGMSWENIVSACRRCNTKKGGRTPTQAGMKLLQKPAKPSRNPVLLQQVKQAKYECWKNFVGTKELINCD, encoded by the coding sequence ATGATTTCAGCAAGTTCCGGGAAGGCGCTCTCGAGTGCCATGCAGGCGAGCGTACTGGCGCTCAATAAGACTTATTCGCCAGTCCACGTGATCTCTGCCAAGCGGGCCTTCTGCCTGCTCAGCAAAGATATCGCTGAGGTCATCAGTGTCGAAGACGGCACCTTCATGAACTACGACTTCAGCTCCTGGATCGAAATCAGTGGATTACGTTCGGAGTTCAACGAACGCAGCGAACTCGAAGACTGGATCCTCACCGTCAATTACGAAATCCAGGTTCCCCGCGTCGTCCGGTTACTCCGCTATGACCGCATCCCCAACAATACCATCAAGTTCAATCGACGTAACATTTTCATCCGCGACAGTTATCGCTGTCAGTACTGCCAGAAGAAATTCAACGTCAAACAGCTCAGCCTGGATCACGTCGTCCCCCGCTCGCATGGCGGCGGCATGAGCTGGGAAAACATTGTCAGCGCCTGTCGTCGCTGTAACACCAAAAAAGGGGGCCGCACCCCGACCCAAGCCGGTATGAAACTTCTTCAGAAACCGGCCAAGCCCAGCCGCAACCCGGTACTCCTGCAGCAGGTGAAACAGGCGAAATATGAATGCTGGAAAAATTTTGTCGGCACCAAAGAACTCATCAACTGTGACTGA
- a CDS encoding carbohydrate kinase family protein, which produces MNNSASLPLVIGLGELLWDCFGDDRRPGGAPANVAFQANQLGCRGTVVTRVGQDDLGRELLDFLKKQQLSTDYVQVDENYPTGTVTVEFTDANDPQYTIHEQVAWDHLDFTAPLATLMGDARAVCFGTLAQRDADSREAIHQCLAATSDDCLVVYDINLRQKYYDRDWIERSLKAARVVKLNQDEVEVLSELLGVSQDDLQKFADQLQADYGVEAICITRGSQGCLIYAEGEVYDIPGTPVEVADAVGAGDAFTAALISRRLLGWSWDRAALFANRVGGLVASQSGAMPVLRDEFEQLSQEIKNS; this is translated from the coding sequence ATGAATAATTCTGCGTCACTCCCGCTGGTAATTGGTTTAGGTGAATTACTCTGGGATTGTTTTGGTGATGACCGCCGACCGGGCGGGGCACCTGCGAATGTCGCTTTTCAGGCTAATCAACTGGGATGCAGGGGGACCGTAGTTACGCGCGTCGGCCAGGATGATCTGGGGCGGGAACTGCTCGATTTTCTCAAAAAACAACAGCTCTCCACGGATTACGTGCAGGTCGATGAGAACTACCCGACCGGAACGGTGACGGTGGAGTTCACCGACGCCAACGATCCGCAGTATACGATTCATGAACAGGTCGCCTGGGATCATCTTGACTTTACCGCTCCGCTGGCGACACTGATGGGCGACGCCCGGGCCGTGTGCTTCGGAACACTGGCGCAGCGCGATGCCGACTCACGAGAGGCAATTCATCAGTGCCTGGCAGCGACCAGCGATGACTGCCTGGTCGTCTACGATATTAACCTCAGGCAGAAGTATTACGATCGGGACTGGATCGAGCGATCACTCAAAGCGGCCCGCGTCGTGAAACTGAACCAGGATGAGGTCGAGGTTCTGTCGGAACTCTTGGGAGTCTCTCAAGACGACCTGCAAAAATTCGCGGATCAGCTGCAGGCAGATTACGGAGTCGAGGCGATCTGTATTACCCGTGGCTCACAGGGATGCCTGATCTACGCGGAAGGCGAAGTCTATGATATTCCCGGGACACCAGTCGAAGTGGCTGATGCGGTGGGAGCCGGCGATGCGTTTACCGCTGCTCTAATTTCACGACGCCTGCTGGGTTGGTCCTGGGATCGGGCAGCATTGTTTGCCAATCGTGTGGGAGGCCTGGTGGCCAGTCAATCCGGGGCGATGCCGGTGTTGCGGGACGAGTTCGAGCAACTCAGCCAGGAAATCAAAAACAGTTAA
- a CDS encoding CinA family protein, protein MFPEFLIQSAEEVKSALSRHDRKLVLAESCTGGLVATLMTSLPGISDYFCGSAVVYRWDTKMKWLGVQAETLNQFTDVSRETAREMALGVLQETPEASLSAAITGHLGPGAPESQDGLVCIGIARRTSCDLAVPPELVSVEALQSDALIASGPVQNHPADGLTLRQRRQLAAADQMLKLIAKALES, encoded by the coding sequence ATGTTTCCCGAGTTTTTGATCCAGTCTGCTGAGGAAGTTAAATCAGCTCTCTCCCGTCACGACCGGAAACTCGTCCTGGCAGAGAGCTGTACCGGCGGACTGGTGGCCACGCTGATGACCAGCCTGCCGGGGATTTCTGACTACTTCTGTGGCTCAGCCGTGGTCTATCGCTGGGATACCAAAATGAAGTGGCTGGGAGTACAGGCGGAGACGCTGAACCAGTTTACCGATGTCAGTCGCGAGACGGCCCGGGAAATGGCTTTGGGTGTCCTGCAGGAAACTCCCGAAGCGAGTCTCTCCGCAGCGATCACGGGGCATCTGGGACCTGGTGCCCCGGAGTCTCAGGATGGGCTTGTCTGTATTGGTATCGCCCGACGGACTTCCTGTGATCTTGCGGTGCCACCGGAACTGGTGTCTGTTGAGGCGCTGCAAAGTGATGCGCTGATCGCGAGTGGACCAGTACAGAATCATCCCGCAGACGGGCTCACTCTACGTCAACGTCGTCAGCTGGCAGCCGCCGATCAGATGCTGAAACTGATCGCCAAAGCACTGGAAAGCTGA